Genomic DNA from Mytilus edulis unplaced genomic scaffold, xbMytEdul2.2 SCAFFOLD_2250, whole genome shotgun sequence:
TTAAAAAATTTGGTAAAGAATGTTTGCAATTTGTATATAATAATTTAGCAAGTTATCTCCCATATTTGGAGGGGAAGAATAATTCTTTTATGTGTCACAGCTTCAGACATTTTTTCTACAACAGGCCTTTTCTCTATTTCCCCTTTTTTTATCTCCCAATATCCTGTTTGTCCCTCTTCCCCTTCAGAACACTATCAACCTGTCAAATTAGGAAGACTGACTCTAAATCATACCAGAAAATTCCTCTCCAAGTTCGAACTGTTTTTCTTCAGTGCTAAGTAGTGATGTTCCATGAACAAGAACTTTCCTGAGATCAAACTGAGAAAACAGCAACTTCCCTGTAACTTCTGAAGTGGCAGGTTCTGAGGACTCTGaaatgattatgaataataagaataagaataagaatattcattattccaatcaaggatgaatatgaaaaaaatagtttttacaaaatgaaataagCAGTATAATCAACacgatataatttttttttagagattcTTAAGGTACAAAACTTTTCTTTGAgtcagataaacatgataaatacaaatcaacatttaaccacatatgtcaaTTAATGGcctttttatagcttgctatgcaggctggtttttgtttattgttaaaggGGGTACTGTGATCTAGAGTTTATTTACTTTTAGGTCATTTTGTCTCTAGTGAAGTGTTCTCTGCTtgggcctaaattaatatattgtttgtttccccactCCAGATCCTGCCAAGCcaggatccagagggggggttccgggggttggaacccccctttttttggacgatcaatgcatttgaatggggacatgtaattggaatcccccccccccttttgttctgggttaggaaccccccctttttaaaatggctggatccgcctctggtgtgggtaggtaggtagggaaataattttatttttccaaaaagcttgaacaTTATCGGACGATCTGGCAAGCctgaaaatcagaaatgaataaaataatattcaactTAGATTTGACACTAAAATTTTATTAGTAGCACCATTTTTTGAAGGGTCGGTCgtgattggggaaacaaacaatatattattttagGCCTTGACAATCACAACTTtctcttatttttataatataaaacaagTAAATGAAGTATGGAGACATGTTACTTAATAACTATTTCACTAAAATAATTGTAGATTTAGGCACAACAAGCATACTTGGTTTGATATATTTGCCTTAAACAGACTACCTTTAATAACCATCAACCCATGctcaaaaataaagttttctgTTCTACCCTCTCACCTCCATTGTAACTGAATAGTTTTTACCttgcttaatatatatttttggttcAAATTTTGGCACATTCCTACATATTGCATCAACTGCCTGGCCTGCAGCAATTCTGGTTTCCCAACTCTGGCTACATAAGTATCCATGGACCTAAAAAAGGGAGGTAAAAATATAATAGAATAgaaaattgataatgaaaatactcatatttcaaaaacatatataattcaAGGGTCAAgatcatttattgttttattgttgagtttttctatttcaatctGAACAGTTCACTTaagtttttgatatattttcttttatttttttgtgcatACATCTAAGAGTTGGATTAAACTTTCATTGAAAGCAAATAGGTCCCATATATAATTCATACTAAATTTGAAGATGTTTTAACCTTAGACGTTAGTATTTGGAAAAGCAATTACAAAGTAAGGTTTCATAACAGTCAAATTGTTAagcaaaaaagttacaaatagaaCGGCGATGACAAGATTGATTCATAACTTCATGAATTTGTAGTTGCATAtaactttataaataaaaattaccttTGCTAAAAGATTGTTCAGTTCATAAGGATGTAATTTTTGGACCTGGCCAAGTTGTTCAGCAGCAGATTTTCTTATCAGAGGTGTTGATCCAGTATCCAGAAGTAGGAACAACCGATCTAATctgtaacaaattaaaacatcttgtataaaaaatactttaaaagtttCTCATTCCATATTTTTTTACTTGCTTTTTAATACCAACAGTCTGTTATCTGTTAAATTGGATTATTTAATAGgagtaaggccaaataaaataatatgtgtttcctatttcatctttgaaaaaaatagggtagggAGGT
This window encodes:
- the LOC139507355 gene encoding TATA-binding protein-associated factor 172-like codes for the protein MTTRLDRLFLLLDTGSTPLIRKSAAEQLGQVQKLHPYELNNLLAKVHGYLCSQSWETRIAAGQAVDAICRNVPKFEPKIYIKQESSEPATSEVTGKLLFSQFDLRKVLVHGTSLLSTEEKQFELGEEFSGLDDKEKLSRQRQMLNKKLGLDMAGSLKLGLDGDLFSDEDLKSGLTTSYDNTIKQEK